In the Calditrichota bacterium genome, one interval contains:
- a CDS encoding DUF2911 domain-containing protein — MTKRIIYFVSSLLLLGGFSQLAAQQPLSFLKVSPPAKVSQNIATFVEVSINYHRPAVNKREVWGTLVPWGHAPNNFGNGKPMPWRAGANENTVISFSHNVKIEGQDLKAGSYGLHMLPSEDEVTIIFNKDTQSWGSFFYEKENDALRVSVKWQDVPHMENLLYAFEDLTNSSATAYLHWGKKKIAFNISVDRNDVILSKYKEELTTLPGFNQAAWGRAAQFALNNNTHLDEAMIWIDKALGMNGGAIFANKQTKAGLLSLQGKTDEADKLMEGAMAGATENELNAYGYQLLFANPSRLDEALKIFEANVKNYPTSWNVFDSYAEALGRKGDKKGAIKNYEKAMEMAPQAQHARIKAAIQAL; from the coding sequence ATGACTAAACGTATTATTTATTTTGTTTCTTCACTGTTGCTTTTAGGGGGCTTTTCGCAATTAGCAGCGCAACAACCCTTATCTTTTTTAAAGGTAAGCCCACCGGCAAAGGTATCTCAAAATATTGCCACTTTTGTTGAGGTTTCTATAAACTATCACCGTCCAGCAGTAAACAAGCGCGAAGTATGGGGAACATTGGTTCCTTGGGGACATGCTCCCAATAATTTCGGTAATGGTAAGCCCATGCCGTGGCGTGCAGGCGCAAATGAAAACACAGTTATTTCATTTAGCCATAATGTAAAAATTGAAGGACAAGACCTCAAAGCCGGTTCTTATGGCTTGCACATGCTTCCAAGCGAAGATGAAGTCACAATTATTTTTAACAAGGATACGCAATCTTGGGGAAGTTTCTTTTATGAAAAAGAGAACGATGCTTTACGTGTAAGTGTAAAATGGCAGGATGTTCCTCACATGGAAAACCTGCTTTATGCTTTTGAAGATTTAACAAACAGCTCAGCCACAGCTTATCTGCATTGGGGAAAAAAGAAAATTGCTTTCAATATTTCCGTTGATCGCAATGATGTAATTCTTTCAAAATACAAAGAAGAGCTGACAACACTTCCAGGATTCAACCAGGCTGCATGGGGCCGGGCTGCACAATTTGCGCTAAACAACAATACACATCTTGATGAGGCCATGATTTGGATAGACAAAGCTTTGGGCATGAATGGCGGCGCTATTTTTGCTAATAAGCAAACAAAAGCGGGACTTTTGAGTTTACAAGGCAAAACCGATGAAGCTGATAAATTGATGGAAGGCGCAATGGCCGGGGCAACAGAAAACGAGCTGAACGCTTATGGTTATCAACTTCTGTTTGCCAACCCAAGCCGACTGGATGAGGCATTGAAAATATTTGAAGCTAATGTTAAAAATTACCCAACGTCATGGAATGTGTTTGACAGTTATGCAGAAGCATTAGGCAGAAAAGGCGATAAAAAAGGCGCAATTAAAAATTATGAAAAAGCCATGGAAATGGCTCCACAGGCACAACATGCCCGAATAAAAGCTGCAATACAGGCATTATAA
- a CDS encoding tandem-95 repeat protein, which produces MRILLLSLSFLINPLFSQSIEKTYFYQNEPIGLKLKTDQLNVIFKNAVNDSRARNILSAVLGNSFENIESLNQKNKRLIKLSERFPESELSSLINRLNVSSDISIAGPVFIKNSVRSLVSNQFVVRFDANINEPQIERINIENDATIIRKIADQTYLLATIESAKMNGLVAANIYMELTETVWAHPNFGYLNDEILDAVNDPYYSQQWAHINTGQAVANHAPDGFPQTVKGFNDADMDVDLAWEILKNNGINPGQNILVGIMDSGVELTHPDLQANIVDPGKDFTASQQNDGNDVEGHGTNVAGIIAAVADNGEGVAGIAYSSGLLPVKMNSATDAEIASSFDYAWQFGCDVLSNSWSGTNPVSVVTEAINRAKTQGRGGKGCVIVFSTGNEGHGTVSYPANLSDVIAVGAANMFNEKSSQGSRDGNYAIGSNYGSELDLVAPTLVYTTNLKDGSGYASGAYNDAFNGTSGACPHVSATAALILSADGSLTSDQVQDILQQSAEPIERYMYDSKGWNKQVGYGRVNAHNAVQMAIGDDGDVPDFSFNRISSSAETGKRTIEVSISDNSGIAKANLFFRTNYRGTVSSWTEIGPDSELGGLYTFNIPGQQWETQVEYYFYAEDASANANKSTFPTLGDLENAPPLTFSYHVAELQINSYTSTDVPKNWDNVFEMVFTSTLDIADDFLIVDADATVSVDGQIQDFAIIVEAPSNVASAILSQNTGTEYQSTHTDDEASTPITDGKSPYNGSFQPDNGLFVFDGEQSKGQWLLRGWDSFWFNNGGSLTSWKLDLTQMKTNDVPVVSGISNQTIDEGNSFTLIQLNSFVSDGNHSDAEMTWSSSGNSNLSVFIDNQKNTATVQTPNNDWYGSETITFTATDPGAASGGQAVVFTVNNINDAPVVSDILNQTIEEGAAFATISLDDYVSDIDNADSEISWSTSTPKELSVSIDANRVATISAPNADWYGSEQITFTATDPGELSDNDAATFTVNSVNDAPVMTGIPDQTIDEGGSFATISLNNYVSDVDNADSELSWEYSGNSELSVSIDNFNTATITIPDNEWSGSETITFKASDPGELFDSDPAIFIVNAVNDAPVVSDIPNQTVLEGASFTTISLDDFVTDIDNLDSEINWTYSGTSDLLVSINASRVATISAPDENWNGSESITFTATDPGLLSDNYTADFTITAVNDAPVVSDIPDQTISEGSTFTTIPLDNYVMDVDDADADISWVYSGNNQLTVTINASRVATITIPNINWSGSETILFKATDTGALADSNSAIFVVNAVNDAPVVEGIPNQSIAEGETFATISLDNYVSDVDNADADLSWGYTGNTDLTVSIDANRIATITTPGSQWNGSETITFTATDPGNSSDSDAAVFSVGAENDPPVVSAIPDQTIAEGENFITISLDDYVTDPDNTDAEMSWEYSGNTDLQVSINGSRVATIIPPNSDWNGSETITFQATDPGSLADSDNALFKITAVNDAPVVTNIPDQTIAEGEQFDTISLDEFVSDVDNSDSEMIWSYSGNNELQVEIDQNRIATITTPNENWNGSETITFAAKDPGNLGDNNSATFNVSLVNNAPVVSNIPAQTIEEGQSFNSIPLDNYVDDSDHLDSEIIWTATGNSELVVSIDSNRVATINLPNENWNGSETITFTAKDPANLSDSDEAVFTVNPQNDAPKIISDLPQLISNEDVSLEQMFSNWYPYVSDPDNTDEQLTYLVTGNNEPVSVQSNKDSYLFSASQNWFGQDTFLLKISDGQLADSAHFVVKFNSINDAPEIINFPDSLIFENTETYVFDLESREKDIDSPINKLHWQISVSDSNIVPDYSKEEKVLVLTAEGFVGEAQLFATLLDDSNAVDLDTLTIKVTDKILSLDENSVIPVEYSLKQNYPNPFNPSTTIQYNLPKQSQVQLIIFDVSGKKVATLVNMVQQAGSFSINFESSSLASGLYFYFLKAIPTAGSQGSVNEFIHSRKMLLIK; this is translated from the coding sequence ATGCGAATCTTATTACTTTCTTTGTCATTTCTAATCAATCCTCTTTTTTCACAATCAATTGAAAAAACATATTTTTACCAAAACGAGCCAATTGGTTTAAAACTAAAAACAGATCAACTGAATGTTATTTTCAAAAACGCTGTAAATGACAGCCGGGCAAGAAATATCCTATCTGCTGTTTTAGGAAATAGTTTTGAAAACATTGAATCGTTGAATCAAAAAAACAAGCGGTTGATAAAGCTTAGTGAGAGGTTTCCCGAAAGTGAGTTATCAAGTCTGATAAATAGGTTAAACGTATCGAGCGATATTTCTATTGCAGGGCCGGTGTTTATAAAAAACTCAGTACGCTCTTTGGTTAGCAATCAGTTTGTTGTGCGTTTTGATGCAAACATAAATGAACCGCAAATTGAACGGATTAACATTGAGAATGATGCAACTATAATCCGTAAAATTGCAGATCAGACATATCTGCTGGCCACGATCGAATCTGCAAAAATGAATGGTCTGGTTGCTGCAAATATTTATATGGAGTTAACAGAAACAGTTTGGGCCCATCCCAATTTCGGCTATTTAAATGATGAAATTCTCGATGCAGTGAATGATCCATATTATTCACAACAATGGGCGCATATAAATACGGGGCAGGCTGTTGCAAACCACGCACCCGATGGTTTTCCACAAACGGTTAAAGGGTTTAACGATGCAGATATGGATGTTGACCTGGCCTGGGAGATATTAAAAAATAATGGCATTAATCCGGGCCAAAATATTTTAGTCGGCATTATGGACAGTGGTGTTGAATTAACGCATCCTGATTTACAGGCCAATATTGTTGATCCAGGAAAAGATTTCACTGCCAGCCAGCAGAACGACGGAAACGATGTTGAAGGCCATGGTACAAATGTAGCAGGAATTATTGCAGCAGTTGCAGATAATGGAGAAGGTGTCGCAGGTATCGCTTATTCCAGTGGTCTTCTTCCTGTTAAAATGAACAGTGCTACCGATGCCGAAATAGCATCTTCATTTGATTATGCCTGGCAATTTGGTTGTGATGTGCTAAGCAACAGCTGGAGTGGTACAAATCCTGTTTCTGTTGTTACGGAAGCAATTAATCGCGCAAAAACGCAGGGGCGTGGCGGCAAGGGATGCGTCATTGTTTTCTCAACCGGAAATGAAGGGCATGGCACAGTTAGCTATCCTGCAAACCTTAGCGATGTAATTGCTGTTGGTGCTGCAAATATGTTTAATGAAAAAAGCAGCCAGGGAAGCCGTGATGGCAATTATGCTATTGGCAGTAATTATGGTTCTGAACTGGATTTAGTTGCCCCAACACTGGTTTATACTACAAACCTGAAAGATGGCAGCGGTTATGCAAGTGGTGCTTATAATGATGCTTTTAATGGAACGTCCGGAGCATGCCCGCATGTATCAGCAACTGCTGCTTTAATATTGTCTGCCGATGGTTCTTTAACTTCTGACCAGGTGCAAGATATTTTACAACAATCTGCCGAGCCAATTGAGCGATATATGTATGATAGCAAAGGCTGGAACAAACAAGTGGGTTACGGACGCGTTAATGCTCACAATGCTGTGCAAATGGCTATTGGTGATGATGGTGATGTACCTGATTTTTCTTTTAACCGAATAAGCTCATCGGCTGAAACCGGAAAACGCACAATTGAGGTAAGTATTTCAGATAATTCCGGAATTGCAAAAGCAAACCTGTTTTTCAGGACAAATTATCGCGGTACAGTTTCTTCCTGGACTGAGATTGGACCTGATAGTGAATTGGGCGGTTTGTATACTTTCAATATTCCCGGCCAGCAATGGGAAACGCAGGTAGAATACTATTTTTATGCTGAAGATGCTTCAGCCAATGCTAACAAATCAACTTTTCCAACACTGGGTGATCTTGAAAATGCCCCGCCATTAACATTTTCTTACCATGTGGCTGAATTGCAGATAAATTCATACACCAGCACCGATGTACCAAAAAACTGGGATAATGTTTTTGAAATGGTGTTTACATCTACCCTGGATATTGCAGATGATTTCCTGATTGTGGATGCAGATGCGACGGTTTCCGTGGATGGCCAGATCCAGGATTTTGCAATTATTGTGGAAGCACCATCTAATGTAGCCAGCGCCATTTTATCGCAAAACACAGGAACAGAATATCAGTCCACACATACGGATGATGAAGCAAGCACACCAATCACCGATGGCAAATCACCCTACAATGGTTCCTTTCAGCCGGATAATGGCCTGTTTGTATTTGATGGTGAACAATCAAAAGGTCAGTGGCTTTTACGCGGCTGGGATAGTTTTTGGTTTAACAATGGCGGGTCTCTGACAAGCTGGAAACTTGATCTAACCCAAATGAAAACCAATGATGTTCCGGTAGTGAGCGGGATTTCCAATCAAACAATTGATGAGGGCAATAGTTTTACATTAATTCAGTTAAACTCATTTGTCAGCGATGGTAATCACTCCGATGCCGAAATGACCTGGTCATCTTCGGGAAATTCAAATCTTAGTGTTTTCATCGATAATCAGAAAAACACAGCAACAGTGCAAACACCGAATAATGACTGGTATGGGTCGGAAACGATTACTTTCACTGCTACCGATCCTGGTGCGGCAAGCGGTGGACAAGCGGTTGTATTTACTGTAAATAATATAAATGATGCTCCTGTCGTTTCTGATATTCTGAATCAGACTATTGAAGAAGGAGCTGCTTTCGCAACAATTTCACTTGATGACTATGTTTCCGACATCGATAATGCAGATTCTGAAATAAGCTGGTCCACTTCAACTCCAAAAGAATTATCTGTCTCAATTGATGCAAATCGGGTTGCTACAATATCTGCACCAAATGCAGACTGGTATGGTTCGGAACAAATTACTTTTACGGCAACCGATCCTGGTGAGCTTTCTGATAACGATGCTGCTACTTTTACCGTGAACTCTGTAAATGATGCACCAGTTATGACAGGTATTCCTGACCAGACTATTGATGAAGGCGGTAGTTTTGCAACCATATCTTTAAATAATTATGTCTCAGACGTGGATAATGCTGATTCAGAGTTAAGCTGGGAATATTCCGGAAATAGCGAGCTTTCGGTTAGCATTGATAATTTTAATACTGCAACAATAACCATCCCGGACAATGAATGGTCGGGTAGTGAAACAATTACTTTTAAGGCCAGTGATCCGGGTGAATTGTTTGACTCTGATCCTGCGATATTTATTGTAAATGCTGTAAATGATGCTCCGGTTGTTTCTGATATTCCAAACCAGACAGTTTTGGAAGGCGCTTCGTTTACAACCATTTCACTCGATGATTTTGTTACTGATATTGACAACCTGGATTCGGAAATAAACTGGACTTATTCCGGCACAAGCGATTTATTGGTTTCCATTAACGCCAGCAGGGTAGCAACAATAAGTGCTCCAGATGAAAATTGGAACGGCAGCGAATCAATCACTTTTACAGCAACCGATCCCGGTCTTCTTTCGGATAATTACACAGCAGATTTTACAATTACAGCAGTAAACGATGCACCCGTTGTCTCAGATATTCCTGATCAGACTATTTCCGAAGGGAGCACATTTACAACGATCCCTCTTGATAATTATGTAATGGATGTTGATGATGCCGATGCTGATATTTCCTGGGTTTACTCAGGCAATAACCAGTTAACTGTAACAATCAATGCCAGCCGGGTAGCAACAATTACAATTCCCAACATCAATTGGTCAGGAAGTGAAACAATTCTTTTTAAGGCAACTGATACCGGTGCATTGGCAGACAGTAATTCTGCCATATTTGTTGTTAATGCCGTAAATGATGCGCCTGTGGTTGAAGGTATTCCAAATCAATCGATTGCTGAAGGGGAGACGTTTGCGACAATAAGTTTGGATAACTATGTGAGTGATGTTGATAACGCAGATGCAGATTTGAGTTGGGGCTATACCGGAAATACGGATCTAACTGTTTCGATTGATGCAAACAGGATCGCAACTATTACTACGCCGGGTTCACAGTGGAATGGCAGTGAAACAATTACATTTACAGCAACCGATCCTGGCAATTCCAGCGATAGTGATGCGGCCGTCTTCTCGGTTGGTGCTGAAAATGATCCTCCGGTTGTAAGTGCAATCCCCGATCAAACAATAGCTGAAGGCGAAAATTTTATAACAATTTCATTGGATGATTATGTAACTGATCCGGACAACACCGATGCTGAGATGAGTTGGGAATATTCCGGAAATACAGATTTGCAGGTTAGCATCAATGGTTCGCGTGTTGCGACAATCATTCCACCAAATTCGGATTGGAATGGTTCTGAAACTATAACATTCCAGGCCACAGATCCGGGAAGTCTTGCCGACAGTGATAATGCTCTGTTTAAAATTACTGCCGTCAATGATGCACCTGTTGTAACTAATATTCCGGACCAAACAATTGCCGAAGGAGAACAATTTGATACAATAAGCCTTGACGAATTTGTCTCCGACGTGGATAACAGTGATTCGGAAATGATCTGGTCATACAGTGGAAACAATGAATTACAAGTTGAAATTGATCAAAACAGAATTGCGACAATTACCACTCCTAATGAAAATTGGAACGGCAGTGAGACGATCACTTTTGCAGCAAAGGACCCCGGTAATTTGGGTGATAATAATTCTGCAACATTTAATGTATCATTGGTAAATAATGCCCCGGTTGTTAGTAATATTCCTGCTCAGACAATTGAAGAAGGCCAAAGTTTTAACTCAATTCCGTTGGATAATTATGTAGATGACAGCGACCATTTGGATAGTGAAATAATTTGGACGGCAACCGGGAATTCGGAATTAGTAGTTAGCATCGACAGCAACAGGGTGGCAACAATAAACCTGCCCAATGAAAATTGGAATGGCAGCGAGACAATCACTTTTACAGCAAAAGATCCGGCAAATTTAAGCGATTCTGATGAGGCTGTTTTTACAGTAAATCCACAAAACGATGCCCCAAAAATAATAAGTGATCTTCCGCAACTTATCTCAAATGAAGATGTCTCTTTGGAGCAAATGTTTTCCAACTGGTATCCTTATGTAAGCGATCCGGATAATACGGATGAGCAACTAACATATCTTGTAACTGGAAATAATGAACCCGTTTCTGTACAATCAAACAAAGATAGTTATTTGTTTTCGGCCTCACAAAACTGGTTTGGGCAGGACACATTTCTACTAAAAATAAGTGATGGACAACTTGCTGATTCAGCTCATTTTGTAGTAAAATTTAATTCTATAAATGATGCGCCGGAAATTATAAACTTTCCTGACAGTTTGATTTTTGAAAATACAGAAACCTATGTTTTCGATTTGGAATCGCGCGAAAAAGATATCGATTCTCCAATCAACAAATTGCATTGGCAGATTAGCGTTTCCGATTCAAATATAGTCCCTGATTATAGCAAAGAAGAAAAGGTCCTGGTTTTAACAGCCGAAGGGTTTGTTGGTGAAGCACAATTATTCGCCACTTTACTTGATGATAGTAACGCGGTTGATTTGGACACACTGACAATTAAAGTGACTGATAAAATTTTATCTCTTGACGAAAACTCTGTTATCCCTGTTGAATACAGTTTGAAACAAAACTATCCCAATCCTTTCAATCCTTCCACAACAATTCAATATAATTTGCCAAAACAAAGCCAGGTGCAATTGATTATTTTTGATGTCTCTGGGAAGAAGGTTGCAACACTTGTAAATATGGTGCAGCAAGCCGGTTCTTTTTCAATAAATTTTGAAAGCAGTAGTTTGGCAAGCGGGCTTTATTTCTATTTTCTAAAAGCAATCCCTACGGCTGGTAGTCAAGGTTCTGTAAATGAATTTATTCATAGCCGCAAAATGCTTTTGATAAAGTAG
- a CDS encoding T9SS type A sorting domain-containing protein, translating into MKFLFTLFTSIFIITHAFSQTVPGGGPQGIKQFDHSIKTYSTPPAWQESIINNEVFVFATTTYTFKDIVLFSYFDESVFYLISQDGTPLDTVSLNKDEFHFFSPGKGIYRIESNNTFSVLIGDPISKSILGYFAVDESGSPLSTRLNTYMPNDPWGGEKFIVFSYNDNTEIFIKNLTDTSIVAASILNKGEHLALDNQFGKFFSVTANKPVSALSYGDQGYFVPATNGTFAGKHFYGFSGYVGRWANGIVVTAYYDSTNYQVLNSETGDTISQGTISVGEATQLGIYNDTYWEVQTDKPVTTANIPYAAWSKNYYYMARQIDESGHGIGTHFLTPVITGDYDIFSFDDDNHITVVNKANNDTVYNAILNMGEHHHLFSTKTVYEVRGTENLSIISSTNGGFGGDFVPLNFAVGLPDLSISSADISFAPDSVDRIMGDPITINAVVHNFGYETAYNVPLQFFDGDPSGGLTISSVMYADSIPAGESFLFSTDWTVPGLAEYHSVFAIVDKNSSIIESNSSNNSSFRFIVPNQDLLPPLSVVVDAPVSVKLKGDSLDFNQFDICVNLFNTGDVQATNSYSVLMLPIGLSTDQADSINFGGIVENSTVDTCWTVKIDSLPNGTVVYNGIDNQESGQDAFFYTVKVNADNAEEKWVNRMLLINRPTPTSLEEIENRLVLPESFNLKQNYPNPFNPSTTIEYNVAKTSHILLEVYDITGRKVSTLVNGQIQPGFYKSNFEASELSSGVFFIRLNINGKNFAVKRMMLIK; encoded by the coding sequence ATGAAATTTTTGTTTACCTTATTTACTTCCATTTTTATTATAACCCATGCATTCAGCCAAACTGTGCCGGGTGGTGGCCCCCAGGGGATAAAACAATTTGATCATTCTATAAAAACTTATTCCACACCTCCTGCCTGGCAGGAATCTATCATCAATAATGAAGTATTTGTTTTTGCAACGACAACATACACTTTTAAGGACATTGTTCTGTTTAGTTATTTTGATGAGTCCGTTTTTTACCTGATATCGCAGGATGGTACACCGCTTGATACTGTCTCTTTAAATAAAGATGAATTTCATTTTTTTTCTCCGGGTAAAGGGATTTACAGGATTGAAAGTAATAACACCTTTTCAGTATTAATTGGCGATCCTATCTCAAAGTCTATTCTTGGCTATTTTGCTGTAGATGAATCAGGCAGTCCGCTTTCGACCCGCTTGAATACTTACATGCCAAACGATCCATGGGGTGGTGAGAAATTCATTGTATTTTCCTATAATGACAATACAGAAATCTTTATAAAAAACTTAACTGATACATCGATTGTTGCCGCAAGTATATTAAACAAAGGTGAACATTTAGCCCTTGATAACCAGTTTGGAAAATTCTTTAGTGTCACTGCAAATAAACCTGTTTCAGCCCTGAGTTATGGTGACCAGGGGTATTTTGTTCCAGCTACAAATGGTACATTTGCAGGGAAACATTTTTATGGTTTTTCTGGATATGTAGGTAGATGGGCCAATGGAATTGTTGTTACAGCATATTATGATTCTACAAATTACCAGGTTTTAAATTCTGAAACAGGTGATACCATTTCGCAGGGTACCATCTCCGTAGGTGAAGCAACTCAGCTGGGTATTTATAACGATACGTATTGGGAAGTACAAACTGATAAACCAGTGACAACGGCAAATATTCCCTATGCTGCCTGGTCCAAAAACTATTATTATATGGCCCGTCAAATTGATGAATCTGGACATGGCATTGGAACGCATTTTTTAACTCCGGTAATTACGGGAGATTATGATATTTTCTCTTTTGATGATGACAACCATATTACAGTTGTAAACAAAGCCAATAACGATACGGTTTATAATGCGATTTTAAACATGGGTGAACATCATCATCTTTTTTCAACAAAAACGGTGTACGAAGTCAGAGGAACTGAAAACCTGTCTATCATATCTTCAACAAATGGTGGGTTTGGTGGTGACTTTGTTCCTTTAAACTTTGCCGTTGGCCTCCCGGATCTTTCAATTTCTTCAGCAGACATTTCATTTGCTCCAGACTCAGTTGACCGGATAATGGGTGATCCAATTACAATAAATGCCGTGGTTCATAATTTTGGCTATGAAACTGCTTATAATGTTCCTTTGCAGTTTTTTGATGGCGACCCAAGTGGTGGGTTAACAATAAGCTCGGTGATGTACGCTGATTCAATTCCGGCAGGGGAAAGCTTCTTATTTAGCACTGACTGGACTGTACCTGGTTTAGCAGAGTATCATTCAGTTTTTGCAATTGTTGATAAAAACAGCTCTATAATTGAGTCAAACAGTTCAAATAACAGCAGTTTTAGGTTTATCGTTCCAAATCAGGATTTACTTCCACCGCTATCTGTTGTTGTGGATGCACCTGTGAGTGTGAAGCTTAAAGGAGATTCTTTAGATTTTAACCAGTTTGATATATGTGTAAATCTTTTTAACACCGGGGATGTTCAGGCAACAAACTCTTACTCTGTTTTGATGTTGCCCATTGGTTTATCAACAGACCAGGCAGATTCAATTAATTTTGGCGGCATTGTGGAAAATTCAACAGTTGACACATGTTGGACTGTTAAGATTGATAGTTTACCAAACGGAACTGTTGTTTATAATGGCATTGATAATCAGGAATCAGGTCAAGATGCCTTTTTCTATACGGTTAAAGTAAATGCCGATAATGCTGAGGAAAAGTGGGTAAACCGGATGTTGTTAATTAACAGGCCAACACCAACAAGCTTAGAAGAAATTGAAAACAGATTGGTATTGCCAGAATCATTTAATCTAAAACAGAATTATCCAAACCCATTTAACCCAAGTACAACTATTGAATACAATGTTGCAAAGACATCACATATCCTGTTAGAAGTTTACGACATAACAGGACGCAAAGTCAGTACATTGGTAAATGGCCAAATTCAACCAGGATTTTATAAATCTAATTTTGAAGCATCCGAGTTGAGCAGTGGCGTGTTTTTTATTCGATTGAATATTAATGGTAAAAATTTTGCGGTTAAAAGAATGATGCTGATAAAATAA